The following are from one region of the Streptomyces rubrogriseus genome:
- the mycP gene encoding type VII secretion-associated serine protease mycosin translates to MTPADIRRRTGALSLFLAAALVLAPTPAAHADGIRAQQWALDAMHTQQAWRTTKGAGVTVAVLDTGVEADHPDLTGNVLPGKDLVGFGASEGDRSWARHGTAMAGIIAGHGHGTGNTEGVMGIAPEARILPLRVILEDGDPSRAKARKTRGNALAEGIRWAADHGADIINLSLGDDSASAHPEPAEDEAIQYALKKGVIVVASAGNGGEKGDHISYPAAYPGVIAATAVDRYGTRASFSTRRWYATVSAPGVDVIIADPDHRYYEGWGTSAASAFVSGAAALVKAAHPDLTPAQVKSVLEDTARNAPAEGRDDSRGFGFVDPAAAIEAAGRLKPEGLRAASYGDEYFGTGPDAPDSDDDTSAWAAPLAGGAGGVLVVAAVVLWRGRRERPDDF, encoded by the coding sequence GTGACCCCCGCGGACATCCGCCGCAGGACCGGCGCCCTGAGCCTCTTCCTCGCCGCCGCCCTCGTCCTCGCCCCGACGCCCGCCGCGCACGCCGACGGCATCCGCGCCCAGCAGTGGGCCCTGGACGCGATGCACACCCAGCAGGCGTGGCGCACCACCAAGGGCGCGGGCGTCACCGTCGCCGTCCTGGACACCGGCGTCGAGGCCGACCACCCCGACCTGACCGGCAACGTCCTCCCCGGCAAGGACCTGGTCGGCTTCGGTGCGAGCGAGGGCGACCGCTCCTGGGCCCGGCACGGCACCGCCATGGCCGGGATCATCGCCGGCCACGGACACGGCACCGGCAACACCGAGGGCGTCATGGGCATCGCCCCGGAGGCCAGGATCCTCCCCCTGCGGGTGATCCTGGAGGACGGCGACCCCTCCCGCGCCAAGGCCCGCAAGACCCGCGGCAACGCCCTGGCCGAGGGCATCCGCTGGGCCGCCGACCACGGCGCCGACATCATCAACCTCTCCCTCGGCGACGACTCCGCCTCCGCCCACCCCGAACCCGCCGAGGACGAGGCCATCCAGTACGCCCTGAAGAAGGGCGTGATCGTCGTCGCCTCGGCCGGCAACGGCGGCGAGAAGGGCGACCACATCTCCTACCCGGCCGCCTACCCGGGCGTGATCGCCGCGACCGCCGTCGACCGCTACGGCACCCGCGCCTCCTTCTCCACCCGCCGCTGGTACGCCACGGTCAGCGCCCCCGGCGTCGACGTGATCATCGCCGACCCCGACCACCGCTACTACGAGGGCTGGGGCACCAGTGCCGCCTCCGCCTTCGTCTCCGGGGCCGCCGCCCTGGTGAAGGCGGCCCACCCGGATCTCACCCCGGCCCAGGTCAAGTCCGTCCTGGAGGACACCGCACGCAACGCCCCGGCCGAGGGCCGCGACGACTCCCGGGGCTTTGGCTTCGTCGACCCGGCCGCCGCCATCGAGGCGGCCGGACGGCTCAAGCCGGAGGGCCTGAGGGCGGCGTCGTACGGGGACGAGTACTTCGGCACCGGACCGGACGCCCCCGACTCCGACGACGACACCTCCGCCTGGGCCGCACCGCTGGCCGGCGGGGCGGGCGGCGTCCTGGTGGTCGCGGCCGTGGTCCTGTGGCGGGGCCGCCGCGAACGCCCCGACGACTTCTGA
- a CDS encoding serine hydrolase: protein MASSRARRARRARRRPARVRPALIALAVLGATAAGAGYWQGHAGPGAGGAVSSSASAPSGGEASVETVEPVEPGVDGDARLAAAMASVPVPDGAEVSVAVLDPDSGAGAAYGTGAFDTASIVKVDILAALLLQAQDAGRSLTAAERTYATAMIENSDNDSASALWRAIGTAEGLDAANERFGLTGTEGGDGPLWGLTRTTAADQVALLRQVFVPDGSALSEASRAYVRGLMERIADGQRWGVSAAADPAGSTAGSTWALKNGWLRRSTTGLWIVNSIGRVETGGHGCLVAVVSRGSGTQAEGISLTEAAARAAVSVVTDDTP from the coding sequence ATGGCATCCTCCAGAGCCCGGCGGGCGCGGCGGGCCCGGCGTCGGCCTGCCCGGGTACGGCCCGCACTGATCGCGTTGGCGGTCCTCGGCGCCACCGCCGCCGGCGCCGGGTACTGGCAGGGCCACGCAGGCCCGGGCGCCGGCGGCGCCGTATCGTCGTCGGCCTCGGCACCCTCGGGCGGGGAGGCATCGGTGGAGACGGTCGAGCCGGTCGAACCGGGGGTCGACGGCGACGCGCGGCTGGCCGCCGCCATGGCGTCGGTGCCGGTGCCGGACGGCGCCGAGGTGTCGGTGGCGGTGCTCGACCCGGACTCGGGCGCGGGCGCCGCGTACGGCACGGGCGCCTTCGACACGGCGAGCATCGTCAAGGTCGACATCCTGGCGGCGCTGCTGTTGCAGGCGCAGGACGCGGGACGTTCGCTCACCGCGGCGGAGAGGACGTACGCCACCGCGATGATCGAGAACAGCGACAACGACTCGGCGTCGGCACTGTGGCGGGCGATCGGGACGGCCGAAGGACTCGACGCGGCGAACGAACGCTTCGGACTGACCGGCACCGAGGGCGGCGACGGCCCGTTGTGGGGGCTGACCCGGACCACCGCCGCCGACCAGGTCGCATTGTTGCGCCAGGTGTTCGTGCCGGACGGCTCGGCGCTGAGCGAGGCCTCACGGGCGTACGTGCGCGGGCTGATGGAGCGGATCGCGGACGGTCAGCGGTGGGGTGTGTCGGCGGCCGCCGACCCGGCCGGTTCGACGGCCGGTTCGACGTGGGCGCTGAAGAACGGCTGGCTGCGGCGCAGCACCACCGGACTGTGGATCGTCAACAGCATCGGGCGGGTGGAGACGGGCGGCCACGGCTGCCTGGTGGCGGTGGTATCGCGGGGCAGCGGTACGCAGGCGGAGGGGATCTCGCTGACCGAGGCGGCGGCGCGGGCGGCGGTGTCCGTGGTGACCGACGACACGCCCTAG
- a CDS encoding SseB family protein: MANKNIPDSAFSDDDGTADPRLSAALAAWSQDRAAVGPVLEALKGARLLVPVVAVLGEAEEDENGLRREKTSDMAVPTLKAGDRTALPAFTSTASLARWDPAARPVAVPVHQALEAAAHEKADTVVLDLAGPVPFELTGAVLLALAEGRTTTDPLADPAVAGAVRAALADEPAVLRAHLGPGRADGTLALVLDPAADAAKAARAVAERLAADDTLRARLVRGLDLALLPAGATPPGEPLYVRG, from the coding sequence GTGGCGAACAAGAACATCCCCGACTCCGCCTTCTCCGACGACGACGGCACCGCCGACCCCCGGCTGAGCGCCGCGCTCGCCGCCTGGTCCCAGGACCGCGCCGCCGTCGGCCCGGTCCTGGAGGCGCTCAAGGGCGCCAGGCTGCTCGTGCCCGTCGTCGCCGTACTCGGTGAGGCGGAGGAGGACGAGAACGGCCTGCGCCGCGAGAAGACCAGCGACATGGCCGTGCCGACCCTGAAGGCGGGCGACCGCACCGCGCTCCCCGCCTTCACCTCGACCGCGTCGCTCGCCCGCTGGGACCCCGCGGCCCGTCCCGTCGCCGTACCGGTGCACCAGGCACTGGAGGCCGCCGCGCACGAGAAGGCGGACACCGTCGTACTGGACCTGGCGGGCCCGGTGCCGTTCGAGCTGACCGGAGCGGTGCTGCTGGCACTGGCCGAGGGACGTACGACGACCGACCCGCTCGCCGACCCGGCCGTGGCCGGGGCCGTGCGCGCCGCCCTGGCCGACGAGCCCGCCGTGCTCCGCGCCCACCTCGGACCGGGACGCGCCGACGGCACGCTCGCACTGGTCCTGGACCCGGCCGCCGACGCGGCGAAGGCCGCGCGCGCCGTCGCCGAGCGGCTGGCCGCCGACGACACGCTGAGGGCCCGCCTGGTGCGCGGCCTCGACCTGGCACTGCTGCCGGCCGGGGCGACGCCGCCGGGCGAGCCCTTGTACGTGCGGGGGTAG
- a CDS encoding DUF1844 domain-containing protein, with amino-acid sequence MSETPPEPSANPDFDAMTRDIAEVPAVEVIVTVAVNLMSAAAVKLGLTEEGDAHKDLDEARKLVHALAGLLDATATEISSFHAAPLRDGLKSLQLAFREASLVPDEPGQGPGEKYTGAVYG; translated from the coding sequence ATGAGTGAGACCCCTCCCGAACCCTCGGCGAACCCCGACTTCGACGCCATGACCCGCGACATCGCCGAGGTCCCGGCGGTCGAGGTGATCGTGACGGTCGCCGTCAACCTGATGAGTGCCGCCGCCGTGAAGCTGGGCCTCACCGAGGAGGGCGACGCGCACAAGGACCTGGACGAGGCGCGCAAGCTGGTGCACGCGCTGGCCGGTCTGCTGGACGCGACGGCGACCGAGATCAGCTCGTTCCACGCGGCGCCGCTGCGCGACGGTCTGAAGTCGCTCCAGCTCGCCTTCCGCGAGGCCTCGCTCGTCCCGGACGAGCCGGGGCAGGGCCCGGGCGAGAAGTACACGGGCGCGGTCTACGGCTGA
- the infC gene encoding translation initiation factor IF-3 — MSAEPRINDRIRVPEVRLVGPSGEQVGIVPLAKALELAQEYDLDLVEVAANARPPVCKLMDYGKFKYESAMKAREARKNQAHTVIKEMKLRPKIDPHDYDTKKGHVVRFLKQGDKVKITIMFRGREQSRPELGYRLLQRLAEDVQDLGFVESNPKQDGRNMIMVLGPHKKKTEAMAEARQAQEARKADAKANPGKSQNAAEADADVEAEAPAEAPAEA; from the coding sequence ATCAGCGCCGAGCCCCGCATCAACGACCGGATTCGCGTTCCCGAGGTGCGACTTGTCGGTCCCAGCGGCGAGCAGGTCGGGATTGTCCCGCTTGCCAAGGCCCTGGAGCTTGCGCAGGAGTACGACCTCGACCTCGTCGAGGTCGCGGCGAACGCCCGTCCGCCCGTGTGCAAGCTCATGGACTACGGGAAGTTCAAGTACGAGTCGGCCATGAAGGCCCGTGAGGCGCGCAAGAACCAGGCGCACACGGTCATCAAGGAGATGAAGCTCCGGCCGAAGATCGACCCGCACGACTATGACACCAAGAAGGGTCACGTCGTCCGGTTCCTCAAGCAGGGCGACAAGGTCAAGATCACGATCATGTTCCGTGGTCGCGAGCAGTCCCGGCCGGAGCTCGGCTACCGACTGCTGCAGCGTCTCGCGGAGGACGTCCAGGACCTCGGCTTCGTGGAGTCGAACCCGAAGCAGGACGGCCGGAACATGATCATGGTCCTCGGTCCGCACAAGAAGAAGACCGAGGCGATGGCCGAGGCTCGCCAGGCGCAGGAAGCGCGCAAGGCGGACGCGAAGGCGAACCCCGGCAAGTCGCAGAACGCCGCGGAGGCCGACGCCGACGTCGAAGCCGAGGCCCCGGCCGAGGCACCTGCCGAAGCGTGA
- the rpmI gene encoding 50S ribosomal protein L35, whose product MPKNKSHSGASKRFKITGSGKVLRERAGKRHLLEHKSSRVTRRLTGNAEMAPGDAAKIKKLLGK is encoded by the coding sequence ATGCCGAAGAACAAGTCGCACAGCGGTGCCAGCAAGCGCTTCAAGATCACCGGCTCCGGCAAGGTGCTCCGTGAGCGCGCCGGCAAGCGCCACCTGCTCGAGCACAAGTCGTCCCGCGTGACGCGTCGCCTCACCGGCAACGCCGAGATGGCCCCGGGCGACGCCGCGAAGATCAAGAAGCTTCTCGGCAAGTGA
- the rplT gene encoding 50S ribosomal protein L20 codes for MARVKRAVNAHKKRRAILEQASGYRGQRSRLYRKAKEQVTHSLVYNYNDRKKRKGDFRQLWIQRINAAARANGITYNRFIQGLKAANVEVDRKILAELAVNDPNAFAALVEVAQKALPSDVNAPKAA; via the coding sequence GTGGCACGCGTCAAGCGGGCAGTCAACGCCCACAAGAAGCGCCGGGCGATCCTCGAGCAGGCCTCCGGCTACCGCGGTCAGCGTTCGCGCCTGTACCGCAAGGCCAAGGAGCAGGTCACCCACTCGCTGGTCTACAACTACAACGACCGCAAGAAGCGCAAGGGTGACTTCCGCCAGCTGTGGATCCAGCGCATCAACGCCGCTGCCCGCGCCAACGGCATCACGTACAACCGCTTCATCCAGGGCCTGAAGGCCGCCAACGTCGAGGTCGACCGCAAGATCCTCGCCGAGCTGGCCGTCAACGACCCGAACGCGTTCGCCGCGCTCGTCGAGGTCGCGCAGAAGGCGCTGCCGAGCGATGTGAACGCGCCGAAGGCGGCGTGA